CCGCCATTCCGGGGTTCCAGGCTCGTCCACCAACGGCCGGGATCCGCCAGCCAGGCGTGAATAGACGATCTCGGGGTCCAGGGCGTGCCAGGCGGTCAACGGTTGCGGGGTCGGATCGGGCAGCCGCAGCACCCTGCCGGCCGAGAACGCGCCCGACACCAAAGCGGTTGCGGCAGCGGCATTGACGGGGTTGAACCAGCGGCGCAAGGAGAGCGGATTGGTGGTGGTCCGCCGCGAATCGCCGGTGACCAGCAGCAGGCCGGCCAGGGTGGTGCCGCCCTGAGCGAGGCGCACCGCGGATTCGCTGGCCGACCGCGCCACGGGCAGCGCCGACAGGATTCGCACCGCCGCGGCGAGATCGGTGCCGGTGATGATGTCTGCCGTCCACGGTGTGGCCGCGCGGGGATCATCGAGGGCCACCCCGACGTCGGCGATGGCCAGCGCGGCCAACGTATCGGTGGAGGCGAAGTCCCGGTGCAAGGCGGTGATCAGCAGCACCGGGCCGCGATCTGTCCGCAGTTCGCGCACCAACCTCAGCAGCGGCGTACCGGGCGGATGCGTCGCGCCGACGCTGGCGGCCAGATCTTCGGTGCCGGCGACATGGCGCAAGACCACCCGTGCTCCGGTTCGGTGCGCGGTCTGCAGCAACGCGATCGCGTAGGGGTCGACCTCCCATCCGACGTCGACGCTGCCCACGGACTCGCCGTCGACAATCAGGTCGGCACGTTCCAGGCCCTGTGCCGGAGCCGCCGACGGCCCTTGCGCCCGAACCCATTTCAACCGTGCGCCGACCGCGGGCAATTCGTCGGGGTCGGGCTCGGGTGCCTCCTCGCCGTGCAGCAGCGCGTCGGCAACCTCGTAGACGCGGTCGTCATCCCAGCCGGGCTCGTCGCCGCGCGCCCGCAAGACGGCACGGTGATCACCGCGCAGCGCGGCGCCGTCGATGACAACCACTTTCACCCGATCGAGCCGGCGCAGCGCGCCTGGGTCGAGGATCAGTTGCCCGGAGTTGGCCAGGCCGCGACCCAGGATCGCGGCGAACGCCTGCCGACCCAGGTGGGCCGCCTTCGGCACTCCCGCCAGGATGGCCTCGCCGGCCTCGGCGGGTCCGCCGCCGGCCAGTAGCGCGCCCACCGCGGCTACCGCCGAGCCGTTGGCGGCTTGGTCCACGTAGGTTTCGACCGGCCCGGCCATCGAGCCTTTGGCGGTGTCGATCGCGGCATCGATCGCCCCGTCGACAACGATGTGCGAGGCGTCGCCGGCGGCCGTGGCCGCCCAGTTGTGCCGGGGCGCGTGCGAATCGTGACCTGCCGACGAGATGACCGGGACCACCGGTGCCTGGGGCCGGCCGGGTGAGGCGAGCTCGGGTTCGCGGGCCCGCCATCGTTGCCGATGCGCTGCCGCCTCGGACAGCTGCAGGCCGCGCTGGGCGAGGTTGAGTAGCGGAGTTCCGACCGATTGGCTCAACCCGGACGCCACGGCTGTCGAGGCGCTCAGCGCAAGGTCGGTGCCGACCCTGCCCAGCCGCGACTCCAGCACCGCCACCACGCGAGGTTGGTTGTTCATCAGCGCGGCCGCCGCGCGCGCACTTCGCGGCGCCACGGGCAGACGGGTGAACCAGCCGGTCACCGACGCCCCGAGGGCTACCACGTCCATCGCCGCCGCGGTCAACGGCACCAGAATGGCCAGCGGGTTGCCCGGGTCGGCGAAGGGCGCGGTCCGCGGTGCCGACACCGTGGAGGTGAGGTCCGCAGCGACGGCGCACACCGTTTCGCGCACCTCGTGCACGACGGCGTCGCTGTCGGCGTCGGCCGCGACTTCGAGCACCAAACGTCCCAATGCGCCTTCCACATGGGCCTCGGCGACTCCCGGAATCCGGCGAACCGGCTCCTCGAGCACCGCCGCATGCTCGTGCCATCGGGGAAACGGCAGCAATGGATCGAGGTCCAGGTGTACTCGCCGCCCGCTGTGCCAACGCATCGGCGGCGCGAGGCGTCCGGCCCGTTCGGTAGCGGAATTCGTCATGCCGAGCGCATGCCCGGTCGACTGAGCCGCCGCCTCCACCACCGGAACGATCAGCTCCAGCACCGGGCTGGCCAGCATCTCCACCGCGCCGGCCGCGCTGGCCACACCACTCACCCCGGCCCGCAAGGCCTGGGCGGCCCCTCCGGTGATCCCGCCGACGACGTCGGCCACACCCGGAACCTTCATCCGTCACCTCTCAGTGCTAACCGCGGGCCTACCGCGGCCTACCGCGCCCTAATACTCGCGGCGCGTCGACGACCTGTCCACACGGCGTGCGGTAGACCCCGCTACCGAGTTGACGGCAAACCGAATGAGCTAAACAGACTCGGATCGAGAAAGGCGGTCATCGCGGCGATTCCGGTGGCACCCCAGGGTCAGGATATGCACGGAATGAGCCCGTAGCACGTTATCGTGGCCGCGGCCCTGCAGGGCAGGCAAGCACGCATTCGTTGTGGCCGACTTCGGCGTCGACCAATGGCATGGCACCGACGCCGTCATTCATGACGGCAACCGGGTGTTCCGCACCTACTTCATCAACAACCACGGCGACCTTCATCAACAACCACGGCGACGAGGCGCTGGGCACTACGGGGAGCTTCCTCGACATGACGGCGCTCGGGCGTCAGGAGGAGTGGGAGGACTCCCCGGCGGGCTACCCGCAGTCCGCCCCGTATGAGTGGTGGAACTGGCATGACGAATACGGCCGGGCCGAGCCGTCGCGCTGCTTCGGTGAGCCGGACCGCGACGATCCCAACGACATAAGGCCGCCGCGCAATAGCTGAGTCAGCCGGTAGCCGCCGAAAGGGCCACGCGGGTCGGATATTCAGGCGACGAAATTCGCCTCTACAGAATGCGGTGGTTCGCCCGGCCAACGTGATAGCCGGTGGGGAAGGACTTCTCGATGACCTGCAGTCGATGGTCGACCCTGGACTCGAGTTCGAGAACCACGCAGCCATCACCGACGGCCTTGGATTCGAGAACTATGTACCTTTGACCCCCACCGTTGATATCGGTGATCGGGTCACCAGAGTGCAAATTTTCGACGGCCACCAATTCAGGGGTTCCGTGTGACTCCACGCAACACACAGTAAGCCAATTCAGTGCACCAGGGAACACCCGCAGTGGTCGCGCGGCGTCGAGGCCTGGCCGGCTGCCGGGTCGGCGTCAGGTCTTGAACTCGGGGGTTGCGGTTCACCGCGGGATCACGGGAATGGCTGGCGGCCTGGGCGTGCAGCCGCATAGCCCGGTGCAGGTTCATTCCTGCCCCGGGCGCCACCGGGCCCCGTTACGCTGAACTCCTGCCCGACCTTCTCGGCGCTGCCTCGATCGGAGATAGTAGCGATGGCCTATGTGATCGCGTCGCCGGCAATGGTTGCGGCAGCCGCGACGGACCTCGCGGGCATTCGCGCCGCGATCAGCTCGGCCAACGCTGCCGCCGCACTCCCGACCACGGGGGTGTTGGCCGCCGGTGCCGACGAGGTGTCGGCAGTCATCGCCGCGCTGTTCGACGCGCACGCGCGGGCATATCAGGCGTTGAGTGCCCAGGCGGTCGCTTTCCACGACCAATTCGTTCGGGCGCTCGGCGCGGGTGCGGCCTCCTACGCGGGCGCCGAGGCAGCCAACGCGTCGCCGCTTCAGGCTTTGCAGACCGTGGAGCAGAACGTGCTCAATGCGGTCAATGCGCCCGCGCAGGCCATGCTGGGCCGCCCGCTGATCGGCAATGGCACCAACGGGCTGCCCAACACCGGGCAGGACGGTGGGCCGGGTGGCCTGCTCTACGGCAACGGCGGCAACGGCGGCTCCGGCGGACCGGGTCAGCGTGGCGGCAACGGCGGTTCGGCCGGGCTGATCGGCAACGGCGGAGCCGGCGGGGCCGGCGGCCCGGGCACACCCACCGCGGTGGTCGGTAAAGCGGGCGGTGCGGGTGGTGCCGGAGGACTGCTGTTCGGCAGCGGTGGCGCCGGGGGGCCGGGCGGCGTGGGAGCGCTGGCCTTGGGTGCCGATGGTGGGCCCGGCGGGGCCGGCGGCAACGCCATCGGCCTGTTCGGCAACGGCGGCGCCGGGGGCGTGGGCGGGGTCAGTGGACCGGGCGCCGGCGGCGGCAACGGGGGACCGGGCGGTAACGGCGGCCATGCCGGGTTTTTCGGCGGCGGCGGGCACGGTGGGGATGGCGGTATCGGCGCCGACAACGGCGGGCTTGCCGGTAACGGTGGCACGCCCGGGCTGCTGGGTAACGGCGGCGACGGTGGGACCGGCGGCCTCGGCAGCACCGGCAATGGCGGCGGCGGCGGTAATGGCGCGATGGGCGGGCTGATCGGCAACGGCGGTACTGGCGGGAACGGCGGCATCGGCCGTGTTGACGGTGGGTTCGCCGGTAAGGGGGGCAACGGTGGGCTGCTGGGTCACGGCGGCGACGGCGGTGCCGGCGGCCTGGGCAGCACCGGCGATGGCGGCCGCGGGGGCGGTGGCGGACTAGGCGGGCTGCTGGGCGACGGCGGGGCCGGCGGGGACGGCGGAATCGGCGGGGTCAACGGTGGACTTGCCGGCAACGGGGGCAGCGCCGGATTGTTCGGCAGCGG
The nucleotide sequence above comes from Mycobacterium pseudokansasii. Encoded proteins:
- a CDS encoding PE family protein → MAYVIASPAMVAAAATDLAGIRAAISSANAAAALPTTGVLAAGADEVSAVIAALFDAHARAYQALSAQAVAFHDQFVRALGAGAASYAGAEAANASPLQALQTVEQNVLNAVNAPAQAMLGRPLIGNGTNGLPNTGQDGGPGGLLYGNGGNGGSGGPGQRGGNGGSAGLIGNGGAGGAGGPGTPTAVVGKAGGAGGAGGLLFGSGGAGGPGGVGALALGADGGPGGAGGNAIGLFGNGGAGGVGGVSGPGAGGGNGGPGGNGGHAGFFGGGGHGGDGGIGADNGGLAGNGGTPGLLGNGGDGGTGGLGSTGNGGGGGNGAMGGLIGNGGTGGNGGIGRVDGGFAGKGGNGGLLGHGGDGGAGGLGSTGDGGRGGGGGLGGLLGDGGAGGDGGIGGVNGGLAGNGGSAGLFGSGGRGGNGQLGESANSSGGGAGGNGGTLMGNGGAGGNGGTGFPGGNGGKGGNAGIFGWGGAGGTGGVGIAGVAGGNGGDGGMGGFIGDGGAGGGAGTSLGVAAAGGNGGNARLIGNGGDGGSGQFGGLGGTGGTGGVIFGFAGAAGPS